In a single window of the Prosthecobacter sp. SYSU 5D2 genome:
- a CDS encoding AAA family ATPase: protein MALQCHDRLKRLIEGVSQIIVGKEGVIRLAVTCLLARGHLLFEDQPGVGKTLLSQALAQALGLQFRRVQFTSDLLPADILGASIFDREAGTFVFHQGPVFTQVLLADEINRATPKTQSALLEAMEEGKVTSDGITHALPQPFFVIATQNPSSQIGTFMLPESQLDRFLMRLALGVPDRVAERSILQGQDRREMLRAMPEILSWAEMQEMQGNVRKVHVSAALLDYVQDLLEASRAQGRGLSPRGGLALLNAARAWALLQGRTMVLPEDVQDVGAPVMAHRLDGDGETALRLLEETAIP from the coding sequence GTGGCGCTCCAATGCCATGACCGTCTGAAACGCCTGATCGAGGGAGTCTCTCAGATCATTGTGGGAAAGGAAGGTGTGATCCGGCTGGCAGTGACCTGCCTGCTGGCGCGTGGACATCTGCTGTTTGAAGACCAGCCGGGGGTGGGCAAGACGCTGCTTTCGCAGGCGCTGGCGCAGGCGCTGGGATTACAGTTCCGGCGGGTGCAGTTCACCAGTGACCTGCTGCCGGCGGATATTTTAGGAGCGTCCATCTTTGACCGGGAAGCGGGGACGTTTGTCTTCCACCAGGGGCCGGTTTTCACCCAGGTGCTCCTGGCGGATGAGATCAACCGGGCGACTCCGAAGACGCAGTCGGCCCTGCTGGAGGCGATGGAGGAAGGAAAGGTAACGTCGGACGGCATCACCCATGCTTTGCCGCAGCCGTTTTTTGTGATCGCCACGCAGAATCCGTCCTCGCAGATCGGGACGTTCATGCTGCCGGAGTCGCAATTGGACCGCTTTCTGATGCGGCTGGCGCTGGGGGTGCCTGACCGGGTGGCGGAGAGGTCCATTTTACAAGGACAGGACCGTCGAGAAATGCTGCGGGCGATGCCGGAGATTTTGTCCTGGGCGGAGATGCAGGAGATGCAGGGGAATGTGCGGAAGGTGCATGTCTCCGCTGCGCTGCTGGACTATGTGCAGGATCTTTTAGAGGCCAGCCGGGCGCAGGGGCGCGGGCTTTCACCCCGTGGCGGACTGGCGTTGCTGAATGCGGCCCGTGCCTGGGCGTTGCTGCAGGGGCGGACGATGGTGCTGCCGGAGGATGTGCAGGATGTCGGTGCGCCGGTGATGGCTCACCGCCTGGACGGGGATGGGGAGACGGCACTGCGCCTGCTGGAGGAAACTGCGATTCCGTGA
- a CDS encoding aspartate aminotransferase family protein — MSYTFPRSTELFARAQKSIAGGINSGIRKMEVPVPLYFDHGQGSRLWDVDGNEYVDFQTGQGALLYGHAPAGMADAIAAQAKKGTHWAAQCELEIEVAERLQKMIPGAERVRFNNSATEVVLAAFRLARAHTGRKLILKFEGHYHGWADEGLVGFCPPPDKWGSEDEPTNLHPSQGVIPEVLDQFVVVRWNDLEHLRRRVDQYRGQIAAIVFEPVLCNTCCMEPATGLLQTIRELCDRDGMMMIADETITGFRFGAGCAQTHYGVVPDLTILGKAIGGGVPFAALVGKEASFAKFLSGEAVHAGTLNANPLCLAAAKWCLDQVINLGDSHPHQIIGLGKKLMAGLRTLADEHSIPLRPQGPGLVFHTVMLKPGAAEGHVTSYRDYVQRHDAPRWAHLRRCLLENGLRAIERGLWFLSLAHTEADVDEGLKRASAAFARHAVEWKA; from the coding sequence ATGTCCTATACCTTTCCTCGCTCCACCGAACTCTTCGCCCGCGCCCAAAAAAGCATTGCTGGCGGCATTAACAGCGGCATCCGCAAAATGGAAGTGCCCGTGCCCCTTTACTTCGACCACGGGCAGGGCAGCCGCCTTTGGGACGTGGATGGCAATGAATACGTGGACTTCCAGACCGGTCAGGGTGCCCTCCTCTATGGCCACGCTCCAGCCGGCATGGCGGATGCCATCGCCGCACAGGCCAAAAAGGGCACCCACTGGGCCGCCCAATGCGAGCTGGAAATTGAGGTGGCCGAGCGCCTGCAAAAGATGATCCCCGGGGCAGAGCGCGTGCGCTTTAACAACTCCGCGACGGAGGTGGTGCTGGCCGCCTTCCGCCTGGCCCGCGCCCACACGGGGCGCAAGCTCATCCTCAAGTTTGAAGGCCACTACCACGGTTGGGCGGATGAGGGCCTCGTCGGTTTTTGTCCACCGCCGGACAAGTGGGGCAGCGAGGACGAGCCCACCAATCTGCACCCCAGCCAGGGCGTGATCCCGGAGGTGCTGGACCAGTTTGTCGTCGTCCGCTGGAATGATTTGGAGCACCTCCGCCGCCGGGTGGACCAGTATCGCGGCCAGATCGCCGCCATCGTTTTTGAGCCGGTACTTTGCAACACCTGCTGCATGGAGCCTGCCACGGGTCTGCTCCAGACCATCCGCGAGCTGTGCGACCGCGACGGCATGATGATGATCGCCGATGAAACCATCACCGGTTTCCGTTTCGGCGCAGGCTGCGCGCAGACGCATTACGGCGTCGTGCCGGACCTGACCATCCTGGGCAAGGCCATCGGTGGCGGAGTCCCCTTCGCCGCCCTGGTTGGAAAGGAAGCCTCCTTTGCCAAATTCCTCAGCGGCGAGGCCGTGCACGCTGGCACCCTCAATGCCAACCCGCTCTGCCTGGCCGCCGCCAAGTGGTGCCTGGACCAGGTCATCAATCTGGGAGATTCCCACCCGCACCAGATCATCGGCCTCGGCAAAAAGCTCATGGCCGGCCTCCGCACCCTGGCGGATGAACACAGCATTCCGCTGCGTCCGCAAGGCCCCGGCCTCGTCTTCCACACCGTTATGCTCAAGCCGGGCGCTGCCGAAGGCCACGTCACCAGCTATCGCGATTACGTGCAGCGCCACGATGCCCCCCGCTGGGCGCATTTGCGACGCTGTTTGTTAGAAAACGGCCTCCGTGCCATCGAGCGTGGCTTGTGGTTCCTCAGCCTCGCCCATACAGAGGCCGACGTGGATGAAGGCCTCAAACGTGCCTCCGCCGCCTTTGCGCGCCATGCGGTGGAATGGAAGGCGTGA
- a CDS encoding M81 family metallopeptidase, whose translation MSQPPRILFAGLFHETHTFLDGLTVLADFAIQRGDDLLAQKGDASPFGGVLELADEFGWEMLPTVDYRTQPSAMVEDLVVEAFWADFLDHATPHLEAGIDAIYLVLHGAMVSQSLDDVEGEILERLRALPAAAQVPIFGVFDLHASFTPRMAALSNGLVAYRENPHTDAREAACDAARLLQRCLTSGEMPNQQYIHPPLMWPPTGTGTDSEPMKTLEAMAREIEKEPGIWSVSVVAGFSFADTPDTGVSFVIAATTDASAHLQKLSDTAWAMREQGNVIEQPVSQIIGDLATPPPGLTVLVEPADNIGGGAPGDCTGLMRSLIHWRIPNCAVCMVDAEAVAKARQFRVGDRTMVSIGGKGSRLDAGPVEIEVEVISHSDGQFDLEDAQSHLASMSGGSFDMGPCAVVRHKELTILLTSVKTPPFDLGQWRSQGLEPTSFSVIGVKAAVAHRRAYDPIAAQMIWVNTPGPCSSQLSALPYEKIRRPIYPLDVDFDNA comes from the coding sequence ATGAGCCAGCCCCCCCGCATCCTCTTCGCCGGACTTTTCCATGAAACACACACGTTTCTGGATGGCCTCACCGTCCTGGCCGACTTCGCCATCCAGCGTGGCGATGACCTGCTGGCGCAAAAGGGCGATGCCTCCCCCTTCGGCGGGGTGCTGGAGCTGGCAGATGAATTCGGCTGGGAAATGCTGCCCACCGTGGACTACCGCACCCAGCCCAGCGCCATGGTGGAGGATCTCGTCGTCGAAGCCTTCTGGGCCGACTTCCTGGACCACGCCACCCCGCACCTGGAAGCAGGTATTGATGCCATTTACCTCGTCCTTCACGGGGCCATGGTCTCGCAGTCTTTAGACGATGTGGAGGGCGAGATTTTGGAGCGCCTGCGCGCCCTGCCCGCTGCGGCCCAGGTGCCTATCTTTGGCGTCTTTGACCTTCATGCCAGCTTCACCCCGCGTATGGCGGCCCTTTCCAACGGCCTCGTCGCCTATCGTGAAAATCCCCACACCGATGCCCGCGAAGCCGCCTGCGATGCCGCCCGCCTGCTCCAGCGCTGCCTGACCAGCGGTGAAATGCCTAACCAACAATACATTCACCCGCCCCTCATGTGGCCGCCCACCGGCACCGGCACGGACAGCGAGCCCATGAAGACGCTGGAGGCCATGGCCCGCGAGATAGAAAAGGAACCCGGTATCTGGTCCGTCAGCGTCGTCGCGGGCTTCTCCTTTGCCGATACGCCGGATACCGGCGTCAGCTTCGTCATCGCCGCCACCACGGATGCCAGTGCCCACCTGCAAAAGCTCAGCGACACCGCCTGGGCCATGCGCGAGCAGGGCAACGTCATCGAGCAGCCCGTCTCCCAGATCATCGGCGACCTCGCCACCCCGCCGCCCGGCCTCACTGTCCTGGTGGAACCGGCGGACAACATCGGCGGCGGTGCCCCAGGTGACTGCACCGGCCTCATGCGCTCCCTCATCCACTGGCGCATCCCAAACTGCGCCGTCTGCATGGTGGATGCCGAGGCCGTCGCCAAAGCCCGCCAGTTCCGCGTGGGTGACCGCACCATGGTCTCCATCGGCGGCAAAGGCAGCCGGCTGGATGCCGGACCTGTCGAGATCGAGGTCGAAGTCATCTCCCACAGCGATGGCCAGTTTGACCTCGAAGACGCCCAAAGCCACCTCGCCTCCATGAGCGGCGGCAGCTTTGACATGGGCCCCTGCGCCGTCGTCCGGCACAAGGAGCTGACCATCCTCCTCACCAGCGTCAAGACCCCGCCTTTTGACCTCGGCCAGTGGCGCAGCCAGGGCCTGGAGCCCACCAGCTTCTCCGTCATCGGAGTGAAAGCCGCCGTCGCCCACCGCCGCGCTTATGACCCCATCGCCGCGCAGATGATCTGGGTCAACACCCCCGGCCCCTGCAGCAGCCAGCTCTCCGCTCTCCCGTATGAAAAAATCCGCCGTCCCATCTACCCACTGGATGTGGATTTTGACAATGCGTGA